A stretch of the Synergistes jonesii genome encodes the following:
- a CDS encoding formate--tetrahydrofolate ligase — protein sequence MSYLSDIEIAQRTQMEPITEVAKKLGIAEDDLELYGRYKAKVTFDLWEKIKEREDGKLILVTAITPTPAGEGKTTTSVGLAQALAKLGKKATLALREPSLGPVFGIKGGAAGGGYSQVVPMEDINVHFTGDFHAVTSAHNLLAAMLDNSVQQGNPLNIDPRRIEFRRVLDMNDRSLRSIVIGLGGKANGVPREDGFDITVASEVMAILCLSQGIEDLKERLGNIIVAYTYDDKPVTAKDLEAQGAMAMLLKDAIKPNLVQTLEHVPAFIHGGPFANIAHGCNSVMATKYGLKLADYFVTEAGFAADLGAEKFLDIKCRLAGLKPSAVVIVATIRALKMHGGAKKEELGKVDMKTLEAGIPNLEKHVENILSYGLPAVVALNAFPTDTEEELKFIQEKCARLGVPVVESDIWAKGGAGGIKMAEKVIEACEKPNAFHYLYDEKQSPKEKIEKIATEIYGADGVVYTDKAEKDLKKIHELGKDELLVCMAKTQASISDDPNKKGRPTNYKLTVREVRLSAGAGFIIPITGSIMTMPGLPKRPAACGIDVDENGKVSGLF from the coding sequence ATGTCATATCTCAGCGATATCGAAATAGCGCAGCGTACGCAGATGGAGCCGATAACGGAAGTGGCGAAGAAGCTCGGCATAGCGGAGGACGATCTTGAACTCTACGGCAGGTACAAGGCCAAGGTGACCTTCGACCTCTGGGAAAAGATCAAGGAGAGGGAGGACGGCAAACTCATCCTCGTCACCGCGATCACGCCGACCCCGGCGGGGGAAGGCAAGACGACCACCTCCGTCGGCCTCGCGCAGGCCCTTGCCAAGCTCGGCAAGAAGGCGACGCTCGCGCTGCGCGAGCCGTCGCTCGGCCCGGTCTTCGGCATAAAGGGAGGAGCGGCCGGAGGCGGCTACAGCCAGGTCGTGCCGATGGAAGACATAAACGTCCACTTCACGGGAGACTTCCATGCCGTCACCTCGGCGCACAACCTGCTCGCCGCGATGCTCGACAACTCCGTACAGCAGGGCAACCCCCTCAATATAGACCCGCGCAGGATAGAATTCAGGCGCGTGCTCGACATGAACGACAGGTCGCTGCGCAGCATAGTCATAGGGCTTGGAGGCAAAGCGAACGGAGTCCCGCGCGAAGACGGCTTCGACATCACGGTCGCCTCCGAAGTCATGGCCATCCTCTGCCTGTCGCAGGGAATAGAAGACCTCAAAGAGCGCCTCGGCAACATCATCGTCGCCTACACCTACGACGACAAGCCGGTGACGGCGAAAGACTTAGAAGCGCAGGGAGCGATGGCCATGCTCCTCAAAGACGCTATAAAGCCCAACCTCGTACAGACGCTCGAACACGTCCCCGCGTTCATCCACGGCGGCCCCTTCGCCAACATAGCGCACGGCTGCAACAGCGTAATGGCCACGAAATACGGCCTCAAATTAGCCGACTACTTCGTAACGGAAGCCGGCTTCGCCGCCGACCTCGGAGCGGAAAAATTCCTCGACATCAAATGCCGCTTAGCCGGCCTCAAGCCCTCGGCGGTAGTGATAGTAGCGACGATAAGGGCTTTAAAAATGCACGGCGGAGCCAAAAAAGAAGAGCTCGGCAAAGTAGACATGAAAACCCTGGAAGCCGGCATCCCCAACCTTGAGAAACACGTGGAAAACATCCTTTCATACGGCCTGCCCGCAGTGGTGGCCCTCAACGCCTTCCCGACCGACACGGAAGAAGAGCTCAAATTCATACAGGAAAAATGCGCCAGACTGGGCGTTCCGGTAGTAGAGTCCGACATCTGGGCCAAAGGAGGGGCCGGAGGGATAAAAATGGCGGAAAAAGTCATAGAGGCCTGCGAGAAACCCAACGCCTTCCACTACCTCTACGACGAAAAACAGAGTCCGAAAGAAAAAATCGAGAAGATAGCGACGGAAATATACGGAGCCGACGGAGTAGTCTACACCGACAAAGCGGAAAAAGACCTCAAGAAAATCCACGAACTCGGCAAAGACGAACTGCTCGTCTGCATGGCGAAGACCCAGGCGTCGATCTCGGACGACCCGAACAAAAAGGGACGTCCGACGAACTACAAGCTGACGGTGAGAGAAGTGCGGCTGTCGGCGGGAGCGGGCTTCATCATCCCAATAACGGGCTCCATCATGACGATGCCCGGCCTTCCGAAACGTCCGGCGGCCTGCGGCATAGACGTCGACGAAAACGGAAAGGTCTCCGGGCTGTTCTAA